From a single Brassica napus cultivar Da-Ae chromosome C9, Da-Ae, whole genome shotgun sequence genomic region:
- the LOC106375523 gene encoding protein HEAT STRESS TOLERANT DWD 1 isoform X2 produces MVRSINPKKAKRKNKKGEASSSSSVPSMPTRVWQPGVDKLEEGEELQCDPSAYNSLHGFHVGWPCLSFDILGDKLGLNRTEFPHTLYMVAGTQAEKAPLNSIGLFKISNVSGKRRDVVPKTVVNGDDAMEDEDDEDEDSDSDEESEDGASTTPIIQVRRVAHHGCVNRIRAMPQNPHICVSWADSGHVQVWDMSSHLNALAESETEGKDGTSPALNQAPLVNFSGHKDEGYAIDWSPATAGRLLSGDCMSMIHLWEPASGSWTVDPIPLTGHTASVEDLQWSPAEANVFASCSVDGTIALWDVRVGKTPALSFKAHNADVNVISWNRLASCMLASGSDDGAFSIHDLRVIKEGDAKVAHFEYHKHPITSIEWSAHESSTLAVSSGDNQLTIWDLSLEKDEEEEAEFKAQTKEYVNTPQDLPPQLLFVHQGQKDLKELHWHNQIPGMIISTAEDGFNILMPYNIQNTLPDLAA; encoded by the exons ATGGTTCGCAGTATAAACCCTAAGAAGGCAAAGAGGAAGAACAAG AAGGGAGAAgcgtcttcttcctcctcggTACCATCGATGCCAACAAGGGTTTGGCAGCCAGGTGTGGATAAGctcgaagaaggagaagagctTCAGTGCGACCCTTCTGCTTATAATTCCCTTCATGGCTTCCATGTTGGTTGGCCCTGTTTGAG tTTTGACATTTTAGGTGATAAGTTGGGTTTGAACCGAACTGAGTTTCCTCACACATTGTATATGGTGGCTGGGACTCAG GCTGAGAAAGCACCTTTGAACTCCATTGGATTATTTAAGATCAGCAACGTATCTGGCAAGAGACGCGATGTAGTGCCCAAGACGGTAGTGAATGGTGATGATGCTATGgaggatgaggatgatgaagatgaggacAGTGATAGCGATGAGGAAAGCGAAGATGGAGCTTCCACTACTCCGATTATTCAG GTCCGCAGAGTTGCTCACCATGGATGTGTTAACCGCATTCGTGCAATGCCACAGAATCCTCATATATGTGTCTCTTGGGCAGATTCGGGTCATGTACAG GTGTGGGACATGAGCTCTCATCTTAATGCTTTAGCAGAGTCAGAAACAGAAGGTAAAGATGGAACTTCACCGGCTCTAAACCAGGCACCCTTGGTTAACTTTTCTGGCCACAAAGATGAAGGCTATGCTATAGATTGGAGTCCTGCAACAGCTGGAAGACTTCTTTCCG GGGACTGCATGAGTATGATTCATCTGTGGGAACCAGCTTCTGGTTCATGGACTGTTGATCCTATTCCGTTAACGGGACACACCGCAAGTGTTGAAGATTTACAA TGGAGTCCAGCTGAAGCCAACGTGTTTGCGTCGTGTTCTGTGGATGGGACTATTGCACTATGGGATGTCCGAGTTGGGAAGACGCCTGCATTATCTTTCAAAGCACATAACGCAGATGTGAATGTCATCTCATGGAACAG GCTGGCTAGTTGCATGTTGGCCTCAGGAAGTGACGATGGAGCATTCTCTATCCATGATCTTAGAGTTATCAAG GAGGGAGATGCTAAGGTAGCACATTTTGAGTATCATAAGCATCCTATCACGTCGATTGAGTGGAGCGCTCATGAATCCTCAACACTTGCAGTCTCTTCCGGCGATAACCAGCTCAC GATATGGGATTTATCCTTagagaaggatgaagaagaggaagcagaATTCAAAGCACAGACCAAGGAATATGTTAACACACCTCAAGATTTGCCTCCTCAGCTTCTTTTCGTTCACCAG GGACAAAAGGACTTGAAGGAACTCCACTGGCACAACCAGATTCCAGGGATGATCATCTCAACTGCTGAAGATGGGTTCAACATCTTGATGCCTTACAACATTCAGAACACACTTCCTGATCTCGCTGCCTGA
- the LOC106375523 gene encoding protein HEAT STRESS TOLERANT DWD 1 isoform X1, which produces MVRSINPKKAKRKNKKKGEASSSSSVPSMPTRVWQPGVDKLEEGEELQCDPSAYNSLHGFHVGWPCLSFDILGDKLGLNRTEFPHTLYMVAGTQAEKAPLNSIGLFKISNVSGKRRDVVPKTVVNGDDAMEDEDDEDEDSDSDEESEDGASTTPIIQVRRVAHHGCVNRIRAMPQNPHICVSWADSGHVQVWDMSSHLNALAESETEGKDGTSPALNQAPLVNFSGHKDEGYAIDWSPATAGRLLSGDCMSMIHLWEPASGSWTVDPIPLTGHTASVEDLQWSPAEANVFASCSVDGTIALWDVRVGKTPALSFKAHNADVNVISWNRLASCMLASGSDDGAFSIHDLRVIKEGDAKVAHFEYHKHPITSIEWSAHESSTLAVSSGDNQLTIWDLSLEKDEEEEAEFKAQTKEYVNTPQDLPPQLLFVHQGQKDLKELHWHNQIPGMIISTAEDGFNILMPYNIQNTLPDLAA; this is translated from the exons ATGGTTCGCAGTATAAACCCTAAGAAGGCAAAGAGGAAGAACAAG AAGAAGGGAGAAgcgtcttcttcctcctcggTACCATCGATGCCAACAAGGGTTTGGCAGCCAGGTGTGGATAAGctcgaagaaggagaagagctTCAGTGCGACCCTTCTGCTTATAATTCCCTTCATGGCTTCCATGTTGGTTGGCCCTGTTTGAG tTTTGACATTTTAGGTGATAAGTTGGGTTTGAACCGAACTGAGTTTCCTCACACATTGTATATGGTGGCTGGGACTCAG GCTGAGAAAGCACCTTTGAACTCCATTGGATTATTTAAGATCAGCAACGTATCTGGCAAGAGACGCGATGTAGTGCCCAAGACGGTAGTGAATGGTGATGATGCTATGgaggatgaggatgatgaagatgaggacAGTGATAGCGATGAGGAAAGCGAAGATGGAGCTTCCACTACTCCGATTATTCAG GTCCGCAGAGTTGCTCACCATGGATGTGTTAACCGCATTCGTGCAATGCCACAGAATCCTCATATATGTGTCTCTTGGGCAGATTCGGGTCATGTACAG GTGTGGGACATGAGCTCTCATCTTAATGCTTTAGCAGAGTCAGAAACAGAAGGTAAAGATGGAACTTCACCGGCTCTAAACCAGGCACCCTTGGTTAACTTTTCTGGCCACAAAGATGAAGGCTATGCTATAGATTGGAGTCCTGCAACAGCTGGAAGACTTCTTTCCG GGGACTGCATGAGTATGATTCATCTGTGGGAACCAGCTTCTGGTTCATGGACTGTTGATCCTATTCCGTTAACGGGACACACCGCAAGTGTTGAAGATTTACAA TGGAGTCCAGCTGAAGCCAACGTGTTTGCGTCGTGTTCTGTGGATGGGACTATTGCACTATGGGATGTCCGAGTTGGGAAGACGCCTGCATTATCTTTCAAAGCACATAACGCAGATGTGAATGTCATCTCATGGAACAG GCTGGCTAGTTGCATGTTGGCCTCAGGAAGTGACGATGGAGCATTCTCTATCCATGATCTTAGAGTTATCAAG GAGGGAGATGCTAAGGTAGCACATTTTGAGTATCATAAGCATCCTATCACGTCGATTGAGTGGAGCGCTCATGAATCCTCAACACTTGCAGTCTCTTCCGGCGATAACCAGCTCAC GATATGGGATTTATCCTTagagaaggatgaagaagaggaagcagaATTCAAAGCACAGACCAAGGAATATGTTAACACACCTCAAGATTTGCCTCCTCAGCTTCTTTTCGTTCACCAG GGACAAAAGGACTTGAAGGAACTCCACTGGCACAACCAGATTCCAGGGATGATCATCTCAACTGCTGAAGATGGGTTCAACATCTTGATGCCTTACAACATTCAGAACACACTTCCTGATCTCGCTGCCTGA